A part of Salmo salar chromosome ssa18, Ssal_v3.1, whole genome shotgun sequence genomic DNA contains:
- the LOC106577840 gene encoding UPF0687 protein C20orf27 homolog, translated as MATARKSSAAKAGGVGFSEEPATAATGTPSHVHFDEKLHDSVVMVIPQPDGNFMVKVGFLKTQHKYEIVFTLPEVRSLGKDAAPAPVPNPHIRITDITPVPEGGLRVTCEYMAHQEGVLCEEVMLVSESQEDVCVGVKVHARVMDRHHGTPMLLEGVRCVGVELEYDSEQSDWQGFD; from the exons ATGGCTACTGCTAGGAAGA GCTCCGCAGCGAAGGCGGGAGGTGTTGGTTTCTCAGAAGAGCCAGCCACCGCTGCCACCGGCACTCCGTCCCATGTCCACTTTGATGAGAAGCTCCACGACTCTGTCGTCATGGTGATCCCTCAGCCTGACGGGAACTTTATGGTCAAG GTTGGTTTCCTGAAGACCCAGCACAAGTATGAGATTGTCTTCACCCTCCCAGAGGTTCGATCACTGGGGAAGGACGCGGCTCCAGCTCCAGTACCCAACCCCCATATCCGCATCACCGATATCACTCCTGTACCAGAGG gtGGTCTGAGAGTGACATGTGAGTACATGGCCCACCAGGAGGGGGTGCTGTGTGAGGAGGTGATGCTGGTCAGTGAGAGCCAGGAGGATGTCTGCGTGGGGGTCAAGGTGCACGCCCGCGTCATGG ACCGTCACCATGGTACACCCATGTTGTTGGAAGGAGTGCGTTGTGTGGGAGTGGAGCTGGAGTACGACTCTGAACAGAGTGACTGGCAAGGATTTGACTAA
- the LOC123728747 gene encoding uncharacterized protein — protein sequence MGAIYSYFYPEYSEETTVVPQSETTQDTLVTDRSPGQQCDKAKTGDFDVEPQSESSDREAGQSNENTKCTTQVTNRSPGQRGDKTNTGNILAGSPSAFGADDNIEDVDKLNVYVKCAGKTLDIEVFPLEKIAVLLENGCQKAGKNPLTMRLFTMDFEWPHKSRTQLPAGQAEGQVPGRELDSIPWFEYGGLTAAAVSALLVPSYSLFQALLESTPGLPRALDQFLHRRSLRLALMPWHQDRLVT from the exons ATGGGAGCAATCTACAGTTATTTCTACCCAGAG TATTCAGAGGAAACCACAGTTGTCCCTCAAAGTGAGACCACTCAGGACACATTGGTTACGGACAG GTCACCAGGGCAACAATGTGATAAGGCAAAGACAGGTGATTTCGATGTTGAACCTCAATCCGAGAGTTCAGACAGAGAGGCGGGACAATCCAATGAAAACACAAAGTGTACAACACAGGTTACAAACAG GTCACCAGGGCAACGAGGTGATAAGACTAACACAGGGAATATCCTGGCGGGATCCCCAAGTGCCTTTGGT GCTGATGATAACATTGAGGATGTGGACAAGTTAAACGTCTATGTGAAATGTGCAGGAAAGACCCTGGATATAGAGGTGTTCCCTCTGGAGAAAATCGCAGTTCTGCTGGAAAATGGATGTCAAAAGGCAGGGAAGAACCCCTTAACAATGCGCTTGTTTACAATG gactttgaatggccccacaaatcgcggacccagcttccggcagggcaggcggagggacaagttccgggtcgagagctagactctatcccctggtTTGaatacgggggcctcactgcggcggcggtcagcgctctccttgtgccgTCCTATAGCTTGTTTCAGGCACTCCTGGAAAGCACTCCAGGTCTCCCTCGAGCGCTGGACcaattcctccaccgcaggagcctgcgtctggctctgatgccatggcaccaggaccggctggtaacctaa